A region of Lichenibacterium dinghuense DNA encodes the following proteins:
- a CDS encoding DUF2326 domain-containing protein, with the protein MIRAVRANQKGFHTALLQPGVNLILADRSTSAGDKDTTNALGKSTLIEIIDFCLASNTSPGKGLRIEALQGWSFTLELSLSGREVAVTRATDTPGFFAIEGATDAWPVRPTPNKEGVPGLDAKKWRSVLAWALFGISDLSAESGYKPSARSLLSYFVRNQTAAYNIPFKHFDNQKTWDIQVHNAFLLGLNWEKAATWQQLKDQKNALDALKQAIKTGAVDGELASLGELEAERLRLATQLEREREALSNFRVLPQYREIENQANLLTSEIHGLVNANIVDKRRLDRYRDSLVSEDAPTEDRLEALYGEAGINLPGAVKKTLADARAFNAQIIANRREFITGEIAALEAAVGERETDIATLTDRRANYLSALAGQGALEELTQLQELHASTRLKVDELTNRITQLRQMTTKADTIKVETVELKRATSLDYEERRALWSQALSLFSEFSENLYKSPGRLVIDIDDTGYKFDVEIAGSPSEGISKMKIFCYDLMLISFARQRGLGIDFLIHDSTIFDGVDPRQRAHALELSAAMAAKHGFQYICTLNTDMVPVGDFTSAFDYESLVRLRLTDTDPTGSLLGFRY; encoded by the coding sequence ATGATCAGAGCCGTTCGCGCCAACCAGAAAGGCTTTCACACCGCGCTGCTTCAGCCGGGTGTCAATCTTATCCTGGCCGACCGATCCACCTCGGCCGGTGACAAGGACACTACGAACGCCCTAGGCAAATCGACGCTCATCGAGATCATCGATTTCTGCCTCGCCAGCAATACCTCACCCGGAAAAGGGCTTCGCATCGAGGCTTTGCAGGGGTGGTCGTTCACGCTGGAACTGTCCCTGTCCGGCCGCGAGGTCGCTGTGACGCGAGCGACCGATACACCCGGATTCTTCGCGATCGAAGGCGCCACCGACGCCTGGCCTGTCCGGCCAACGCCGAACAAGGAAGGCGTTCCGGGTCTCGACGCCAAGAAATGGCGATCCGTTCTTGCCTGGGCCCTATTCGGTATTAGCGATCTGTCGGCGGAATCCGGATACAAGCCCTCGGCGCGGTCGCTGCTTTCCTATTTCGTTCGCAACCAGACAGCCGCCTACAACATCCCCTTCAAGCATTTCGACAATCAGAAGACTTGGGACATTCAGGTCCACAATGCTTTCCTTCTCGGCTTGAATTGGGAGAAGGCCGCGACCTGGCAGCAGCTCAAAGATCAAAAGAACGCGCTCGATGCGCTCAAACAGGCGATCAAGACCGGAGCCGTCGACGGCGAACTAGCCTCGCTCGGTGAACTCGAAGCCGAGCGCCTGCGCCTTGCAACCCAGCTTGAGCGTGAACGCGAAGCGCTGTCGAATTTTCGTGTTCTTCCACAGTACCGTGAAATCGAGAATCAGGCGAACCTTCTGACCAGCGAAATCCATGGCTTGGTCAACGCCAATATCGTGGATAAGCGCCGGCTCGATCGCTACCGTGACTCCTTGGTGAGCGAAGACGCTCCAACCGAAGACCGTCTGGAGGCCCTTTACGGCGAGGCGGGCATCAACCTGCCCGGCGCTGTCAAGAAGACGCTGGCGGATGCGCGGGCATTCAATGCCCAGATCATCGCTAATCGCCGTGAGTTCATCACCGGCGAGATTGCCGCTCTGGAAGCTGCCGTCGGCGAGCGTGAGACCGACATCGCGACCCTCACGGATCGCCGTGCCAACTACCTCAGCGCGCTTGCGGGACAGGGCGCGCTGGAGGAACTGACGCAGTTACAGGAGTTGCATGCAAGCACCCGGCTGAAGGTCGACGAACTGACCAACAGAATCACCCAGCTTCGTCAGATGACCACCAAGGCGGACACTATCAAGGTCGAGACCGTCGAGCTGAAACGCGCGACAAGCCTCGACTATGAGGAGCGGCGTGCGCTGTGGTCGCAGGCGCTCAGCCTCTTCTCGGAATTCTCGGAGAACCTCTACAAGTCGCCCGGCCGCCTGGTCATCGATATCGATGACACCGGCTACAAATTCGACGTCGAGATCGCGGGCAGCCCGAGCGAGGGCATCAGCAAGATGAAAATCTTCTGCTACGATCTCATGCTGATCTCGTTCGCGCGCCAGCGTGGTCTCGGGATCGACTTCCTGATTCACGACAGCACGATTTTCGACGGTGTTGACCCGCGACAGCGCGCCCATGCTTTGGAACTTTCCGCCGCGATGGCTGCAAAACACGGCTTCCAGTACATCTGCACACTCAACACCGACATGGTTCCCGTGGGCGACTTTACGTCAGCCTTTGATTACGAGAGCCTCGTCCGCCTCCGGCTCACCGATACTGATCCGACCGGAAGCCTCCTTGGGTTTCGTTATTGA
- a CDS encoding ABC-three component system middle component 6 — MILPTKHISQNEALIGVGATLLAHLSMPMTVSGLWERLRTEPNVGNFERFVLASNLLYLIGAIEIRDGLIVRTAS, encoded by the coding sequence ATGATTCTTCCGACCAAACATATCTCGCAGAACGAGGCGCTGATCGGCGTCGGCGCCACGCTGCTCGCGCATCTCAGCATGCCCATGACCGTTTCGGGCCTGTGGGAGCGTCTGCGCACGGAACCGAACGTCGGCAACTTCGAGCGGTTCGTGCTGGCCTCGAACCTCCTCTATCTGATCGGTGCGATCGAGATCCGGGACGGCCTTATCGTCAGGACCGCCTCATGA
- a CDS encoding HNH endonuclease has translation MGASYPTRIILAFRSGGVCAFPKCGKHLTYDAQVGCDTYVGEAAHIRGEKLTAARYDASMTDDERDNVRNLIYLCTDHHTIIDKVEADWPTATLLQLKESHEKQVRQAMEEAFADVAFPELQNAVSWVASQAPAPNGSFDLLAPDEKIKQNALSNGSRHIIAAGLTSRATVGDYVEAEAQLDPDFPERLKAGFLEEYYARRKEGHKGDELFELMCAFAQRGLRRQADKTAGIAVLIYLFEICDVFEK, from the coding sequence GTGGGCGCTAGTTATCCAACGAGGATCATCCTGGCGTTTCGAAGTGGCGGCGTCTGTGCCTTCCCGAAGTGCGGCAAGCATCTCACCTACGACGCCCAGGTGGGATGCGACACCTATGTCGGCGAGGCGGCGCACATCCGTGGCGAGAAATTGACCGCGGCCCGCTATGACGCCTCCATGACCGATGACGAGCGCGATAACGTCCGGAACCTCATCTATCTCTGCACCGATCACCACACGATCATCGACAAGGTCGAGGCCGATTGGCCGACCGCGACCCTTTTGCAACTGAAGGAAAGCCACGAGAAGCAGGTCCGCCAGGCCATGGAAGAGGCCTTTGCTGACGTCGCCTTTCCCGAATTGCAGAACGCCGTCTCTTGGGTTGCGAGCCAAGCGCCGGCCCCAAATGGCTCTTTCGATCTCCTCGCGCCGGACGAGAAGATCAAACAGAACGCGCTCTCGAATGGATCTCGTCACATCATCGCTGCGGGACTGACTTCGCGAGCGACCGTTGGCGATTATGTCGAAGCGGAAGCGCAGCTCGATCCTGACTTTCCCGAACGGCTGAAGGCCGGCTTTCTCGAAGAATATTATGCTCGCCGGAAAGAGGGCCATAAGGGCGACGAGCTTTTCGAGTTGATGTGCGCCTTTGCCCAGCGCGGTCTGCGTCGACAAGCCGACAAGACCGCAGGCATCGCTGTTCTGATCTATCTCTTCGAAATCTGCGACGTGTTTGAGAAATGA
- a CDS encoding XRE family transcriptional regulator: MGRSLNDLIVALPPEEQEAIDARYQDMKHEVEGLRELRQIAGKAQAEIASALNIKQPSVSQIERQTDMYLSTLRSYVEAVGGELELTVKLPERPAVRIHQLGDAGAPPQAAARSRRTHAQIGGRRGR, from the coding sequence ATGGGCCGTAGCCTGAACGACCTCATCGTCGCGCTTCCGCCCGAGGAGCAGGAAGCCATCGACGCCCGCTATCAGGACATGAAACATGAGGTGGAAGGCTTGCGCGAGCTGCGGCAGATCGCCGGCAAGGCTCAGGCGGAGATCGCCTCCGCCCTCAACATCAAGCAGCCCTCTGTTTCTCAGATCGAGCGGCAAACCGATATGTATCTCTCGACGCTTCGCAGCTATGTCGAAGCCGTGGGGGGAGAACTCGAACTGACGGTCAAGCTGCCGGAACGGCCTGCCGTGCGGATTCACCAGCTTGGAGATGCTGGTGCTCCTCCACAGGCGGCGGCCCGTAGCCGCCGCACGCACGCGCAGATCGGCGGTCGCCGTGGGCGCTAG
- a CDS encoding type II toxin-antitoxin system RelE/ParE family toxin translates to MTFERGVRVALSAGAELLADSGPQLGRPRADMLNGSKHANMKELRFEGGDGEWSAAFAFDPKRRAIVLVAGDKSGFSQKRFYETLITRADLRLSEHLKSLKSAKKGK, encoded by the coding sequence CTGACTTTTGAGCGTGGTGTCCGCGTCGCGTTGAGCGCCGGCGCGGAGCTGTTGGCCGACTCCGGTCCCCAGCTTGGCCGGCCTCGCGCCGACATGCTCAATGGATCGAAACACGCCAATATGAAGGAGCTGCGGTTCGAGGGCGGCGACGGCGAATGGAGTGCGGCCTTCGCCTTCGATCCCAAGCGAAGGGCTATCGTCTTGGTAGCAGGCGACAAATCTGGCTTCAGTCAGAAACGCTTCTACGAGACGTTGATCACAAGGGCGGATCTACGGCTTTCCGAGCATCTGAAAAGCTTGAAATCCGCAAAGAAGGGCAAATGA
- a CDS encoding DUF736 domain-containing protein, producing the protein MATIGTFTRNQDGTFQGSIRTLTLNTKVRFVPTGVAESDKAPDLRAYAGNNGIEFGAAWTKRTKDGARVYHSVKLDDPSFPNPIYASLVETADANTFSLVWSR; encoded by the coding sequence ATGGCGACCATCGGCACCTTCACCCGCAACCAGGACGGCACCTTCCAGGGCTCGATCCGCACCCTGACGCTCAACACAAAGGTCCGCTTCGTCCCCACCGGCGTGGCGGAGAGCGACAAGGCTCCCGACCTCCGCGCCTACGCGGGCAACAACGGGATCGAGTTCGGGGCGGCCTGGACCAAGCGTACCAAGGACGGGGCGCGGGTCTACCACTCGGTCAAGCTGGACGACCCGAGCTTCCCCAACCCCATCTACGCCAGCCTCGTCGAGACCGCAGACGCGAACACCTTCTCCCTGGTCTGGAGCCGCTGA